One window from the genome of Erwinia sorbitola encodes:
- a CDS encoding DUF3820 family protein encodes MEKQHLIEIANTEMPFGKYKGRALIDLPEEYLLWFARKDEFPQGHLGQLMQITLAIKIEGLEGLVKPLKRGHQAP; translated from the coding sequence ATGGAAAAACAGCACCTGATTGAGATTGCTAATACCGAGATGCCTTTTGGTAAATATAAAGGGCGGGCATTGATTGACCTGCCGGAAGAGTATCTGCTGTGGTTTGCGCGTAAAGATGAGTTCCCTCAGGGCCATCTTGGCCAGCTGATGCAAATCACTCTGGCGATCAAAATAGAAGGGCTGGAAGGCCTGGTGAAACCGTTAAAACGGGGCCATCAGGCCCCGTAA
- a CDS encoding bile acid:sodium symporter family protein → MGIFRIDPLMLKLIITVLLASFLPARGNFVDFFDWLTTAAIALLFFMHGAKLSREKIIAGGGHWRLHLWVMFSTFVMFPALGLLFAWWHPLDLSAEIYTGFLYLCILPATVQSSIALTSLAGGNVAAAVCSASASSLLGVFISPLLVGLVMNVHTDMPGGSLEQIGKIMLQLLVPFVIGHLSRRWIAGWVERNRGLISQTDQASILLVVYSAFSEAVVNGIWHRVGVMTLVWIVVGSLGLLFVVLAINVTAARLFGFNRPDEITILFCGSKKSLANGVPMANILFPSAAVGIIVLPLMIFHQIQLMVCSMLAQRYRKAGEKLAAQHKASNSKPAVMESQK, encoded by the coding sequence ATGGGCATTTTTCGTATCGATCCACTGATGTTGAAACTGATTATCACCGTTCTGCTGGCGTCGTTCCTGCCTGCTCGCGGTAACTTTGTCGATTTCTTTGACTGGCTGACCACAGCGGCCATTGCGCTGCTGTTCTTTATGCACGGTGCCAAGCTGTCGCGAGAAAAAATTATCGCTGGTGGCGGCCACTGGCGCTTGCATCTTTGGGTGATGTTCAGCACCTTTGTGATGTTTCCCGCACTGGGGCTGCTGTTCGCCTGGTGGCATCCGCTGGATCTCAGCGCTGAGATTTACACCGGTTTCCTCTATCTCTGTATCCTGCCAGCCACCGTACAGTCCTCCATCGCCCTGACCTCGCTGGCGGGAGGTAACGTCGCTGCTGCGGTATGCAGTGCCTCTGCTTCCAGCCTGCTGGGGGTATTTATCTCCCCGCTGCTGGTCGGGCTGGTTATGAATGTACACACCGATATGCCGGGCGGCAGCCTTGAGCAGATTGGTAAAATCATGCTGCAACTGCTGGTACCGTTTGTGATCGGTCATCTTTCCCGCCGCTGGATTGCTGGCTGGGTAGAGAGAAATCGGGGGCTGATTAGTCAAACAGACCAGGCTTCAATTCTGCTGGTGGTCTACTCCGCCTTCAGCGAAGCCGTAGTCAACGGCATCTGGCACCGCGTGGGCGTAATGACGCTGGTGTGGATTGTGGTGGGTAGTCTGGGCCTGCTGTTTGTGGTGCTGGCGATTAACGTAACGGCCGCGCGGCTGTTTGGTTTTAACCGGCCAGATGAGATCACCATTCTGTTCTGCGGCTCGAAAAAGAGCCTGGCAAACGGCGTGCCGATGGCCAATATTCTGTTCCCGTCGGCGGCAGTGGGAATTATCGTGCTGCCGTTGATGATCTTCCATCAGATTCAGCTGATGGTTTGTTCAATGCTGGCGCAGCGCTATCGTAAAGCAGGTGAAAAGCTGGCTGCACAACACAAGGCGAGCAATAGTAAGCCCGCCGTGATGGAATCGCAGAAGTAG
- a CDS encoding LysR family transcriptional regulator, whose protein sequence is MNCTLRQLRVFVAVAQQGSFSQAGQRIGLSQSAVSHSIKELENEMGIRLLDRTTREVVLTEAGEQLASRLERLLEELNTTLLDVRSYGHQRSGNVRVAASQTISAHLMPQCLAAGQLHYPEIKVMLRDRPQQWVLQSIRNAEVDFGIVVGPLQADDLQCEAILDEPFLLLCRQDDPLAQEQTVRWNMLNQRTLVLQDYASGSRVLIDEALRMQQVRAEIAQEIGHPATLYPMVEAGIGISILPALALPLPQGSPLLVRRIFPEIDRTIMLVRRKNRSLAPAAEAIWQEVRQQAELLTQQRASTSPF, encoded by the coding sequence ATGAATTGCACGTTACGACAGCTACGGGTATTTGTTGCGGTTGCCCAGCAGGGCAGTTTCAGTCAGGCAGGGCAGCGCATTGGCCTCAGTCAGTCAGCAGTAAGTCACAGCATTAAAGAGCTGGAAAATGAAATGGGCATCCGCCTGCTTGATCGCACCACGCGCGAGGTGGTTTTGACTGAGGCCGGGGAGCAGCTTGCCAGCCGTCTTGAGCGGCTGCTGGAAGAGCTGAACACTACGCTGCTGGATGTGCGCAGCTATGGACATCAGCGCAGCGGCAACGTACGGGTGGCGGCCAGCCAGACTATTTCAGCGCATCTGATGCCGCAGTGCCTGGCTGCCGGACAGCTACACTACCCGGAAATCAAGGTTATGCTGCGCGATCGCCCGCAGCAGTGGGTACTGCAAAGTATCCGCAATGCGGAAGTCGATTTCGGCATTGTGGTCGGGCCGCTACAGGCGGACGATTTGCAGTGTGAGGCAATTCTTGATGAGCCTTTTCTGCTGCTCTGCCGCCAGGATGATCCGCTGGCACAGGAGCAAACGGTACGCTGGAATATGCTCAATCAGCGCACGCTGGTGTTACAGGATTATGCTTCCGGCAGCCGGGTACTGATCGATGAGGCACTGCGTATGCAGCAGGTGCGGGCAGAGATTGCCCAGGAGATTGGTCACCCTGCCACGCTCTATCCAATGGTGGAAGCAGGGATCGGCATCAGTATTTTACCGGCGCTGGCGCTACCGTTGCCGCAGGGCAGCCCATTATTAGTACGCAGGATTTTTCCGGAAATAGATCGCACTATCATGCTGGTGAGGCGCAAAAACCGTTCTCTGGCACCAGCCGCAGAGGCGATCTGGCAGGAAGTACGCCAGCAGGCGGAGCTGCTGACGCAACAACGTGCCAGTACGTCACCCTTCTAG
- a CDS encoding FlxA-like family protein — MTTINTSAGVSGGASSGGSVSQTASIAKQITKLQEQLKSLSDETALTDEQKAEQQQMIESQIAMLEAQLAQIQQQQEQQAVEKQQDSKAADSGSSKIADGVNRPTETNKLNVYI, encoded by the coding sequence ATGACAACCATCAATACCAGTGCCGGCGTATCCGGCGGTGCCAGCAGCGGCGGGTCAGTGTCGCAAACTGCCAGTATTGCGAAGCAGATTACTAAATTGCAGGAGCAGCTGAAAAGCCTGAGCGATGAAACGGCACTGACCGACGAGCAGAAAGCTGAACAGCAGCAGATGATCGAAAGCCAGATTGCAATGCTGGAAGCGCAGTTAGCGCAAATCCAGCAGCAGCAGGAACAACAGGCCGTAGAGAAACAGCAGGACAGTAAAGCAGCGGACAGCGGCAGCAGCAAAATTGCTGACGGCGTAAACCGGCCGACTGAAACTAATAAACTGAACGTCTATATCTAG
- a CDS encoding SDR family NAD(P)-dependent oxidoreductase, translating to MQRFTGRTALITGAGSGIGQATVLRFLSEGATVIAADIVPKGLETTRQMAEKAGTAARLTTCEVDISSESSVQQQIGGAIKKAGGLHVLVNGAGILRSSHTHLTSLEFWNRILAVNLTGTFLVTREALPALLESGNGVVVNFSSTSATFAHPYMAAYAATKGGIQSFTHTIASEYAKQGLRAVAVAPGSIESGMTNDPGIPADADMSLFSKMSPAIGQGFASPDSVAGVIAMFASDDGKFITGTELRIDGGTHM from the coding sequence ATGCAACGATTTACAGGGCGTACTGCACTGATTACCGGCGCAGGTTCAGGTATTGGACAGGCAACGGTATTACGGTTCCTGAGTGAGGGGGCAACGGTAATCGCTGCTGATATCGTACCAAAAGGGCTGGAAACCACGCGCCAGATGGCTGAAAAGGCCGGAACTGCCGCCCGCTTGACCACCTGCGAAGTTGATATTTCCAGTGAGTCGTCAGTACAGCAGCAGATTGGTGGCGCTATCAAAAAGGCTGGTGGCCTGCATGTACTGGTAAACGGGGCGGGTATATTGCGCTCCAGCCATACCCATCTGACCAGCCTTGAGTTCTGGAACCGTATTTTGGCAGTGAACCTGACCGGTACTTTCCTGGTGACCCGTGAGGCATTACCTGCGCTGCTGGAAAGCGGTAACGGTGTGGTGGTGAACTTCAGTTCCACCTCAGCCACCTTTGCTCACCCATATATGGCGGCTTATGCTGCGACTAAAGGCGGGATTCAGTCATTCACCCACACAATTGCTTCCGAATACGCTAAACAGGGCTTACGTGCGGTTGCCGTGGCACCGGGCAGTATCGAATCAGGTATGACTAACGATCCAGGCATACCAGCTGATGCGGATATGTCGCTATTCAGCAAGATGTCGCCAGCCATTGGACAGGGTTTTGCTTCACCGGATTCAGTGGCAGGAGTGATTGCGATGTTTGCATCGGATGACGGGAAGTTTATTACCGGCACAGAGTTGCGCATTGATGGCGGTACACATATGTAG
- the gltX gene encoding glutamate--tRNA ligase, with the protein MKIKTRFAPSPTGYLHVGGARTALYSWLFARNHGGEFVLRIEDTDLERSTQQAIDAIMDGMNWLNLDWDEGPYYQTKRFDRYNAVIDQMLEAGSAYKCYCSKERLETLRENQMANGEKPRYDGHCRDSHEHHADDEPCVVRFRNPQEGSVIFDDQIRGPIEFSNQELDDLIIRRTDGAPTYNFCVVIDDWDMEITHVIRGEDHINNTPRQINILKAIGAQVPVYAHVSMILGDDGKKLSKRHGAVGVMQYRDDGYLPEALLNYLVRLGWSHGDQEIFSIEEMIKLFDLDVVSKSASAFNTEKLMWLNHHYINSLAPEYVATHLQWHIEQENIDTRTGPELVQLVKLLGERCKTLKEMAASCRYFYEEFDEFDADAAKKHLRPVARQPLEVVRDKLAAITDWTAENVHHAIQATADELEVGMGKVGMPLRVAVTGGGQSPALDVTVHAIGRTRSVARIEKALAFIATREA; encoded by the coding sequence ATGAAAATCAAAACCCGCTTCGCTCCCAGCCCAACTGGTTACCTGCATGTTGGCGGCGCTCGTACCGCACTATACTCCTGGCTGTTTGCCCGCAATCATGGCGGTGAGTTTGTGCTGCGTATCGAGGATACCGACCTGGAGCGTTCAACCCAGCAGGCGATCGATGCCATTATGGATGGCATGAACTGGCTGAATCTCGACTGGGATGAGGGCCCGTACTACCAGACCAAACGTTTCGACCGCTATAACGCAGTTATCGACCAGATGCTGGAAGCAGGTAGCGCCTATAAGTGCTACTGCTCGAAAGAACGTCTGGAAACCCTGCGCGAAAACCAGATGGCTAACGGCGAAAAACCACGTTACGACGGCCACTGCCGCGACAGCCACGAGCACCATGCAGATGACGAACCTTGCGTAGTACGTTTCCGCAACCCGCAGGAAGGCTCAGTTATCTTCGACGATCAGATTCGTGGCCCAATTGAGTTCAGCAACCAGGAGCTGGATGATCTGATTATTCGTCGTACTGACGGCGCGCCGACCTACAATTTCTGTGTCGTTATCGATGACTGGGATATGGAAATTACCCATGTTATTCGCGGTGAAGACCATATCAACAACACGCCACGCCAGATCAACATTCTGAAAGCTATCGGCGCTCAGGTGCCGGTCTATGCGCATGTTTCTATGATTCTGGGTGATGACGGCAAGAAGCTGTCTAAACGCCATGGTGCAGTAGGTGTGATGCAGTATCGTGATGATGGCTATCTGCCTGAAGCGCTGCTGAACTATCTGGTGCGTCTGGGCTGGTCTCACGGCGATCAGGAAATCTTCAGCATTGAAGAGATGATCAAGCTGTTTGATCTGGATGTGGTTAGCAAATCTGCCAGCGCATTCAATACTGAAAAGCTGATGTGGCTTAACCATCATTACATCAACAGCCTGGCACCAGAATATGTGGCCACCCATCTGCAATGGCATATCGAGCAGGAAAATATTGATACGCGTACCGGGCCTGAGCTGGTTCAGCTGGTAAAACTGCTGGGTGAGCGCTGCAAGACGCTGAAAGAGATGGCGGCTTCCTGTCGTTATTTCTACGAAGAGTTTGACGAGTTTGATGCTGATGCAGCGAAAAAACATCTGCGTCCGGTCGCGCGTCAGCCGCTGGAAGTGGTGCGTGACAAGCTGGCTGCTATTACCGACTGGACAGCAGAAAACGTCCATCACGCCATTCAGGCTACGGCAGATGAGCTGGAAGTCGGTATGGGTAAAGTCGGTATGCCATTGCGTGTTGCTGTGACGGGCGGCGGGCAGTCGCCAGCGCTTGATGTGACAGTTCACGCTATTGGTCGCACACGTAGTGTGGCACGTATAGAAAAAGCACTGGCGTTTATCGCCACGCGCGAAGCCTGA
- a CDS encoding YfeC-like transcriptional regulator, which yields MKKDWLTPEELAQQTGFSRQTINKWVKKENWTTAPKPGVQGGKARIIHIDERVREFLKSTRHAAEPHVQYRVNQNSLPGLLITSLQQLSSEEQDKLSAMLLREGIQGILQRLGIIR from the coding sequence GTGAAAAAGGATTGGTTAACGCCGGAAGAACTGGCACAGCAAACAGGTTTTAGCAGGCAGACGATTAATAAGTGGGTAAAAAAAGAGAACTGGACGACCGCACCGAAACCCGGTGTTCAGGGTGGGAAGGCGCGCATAATTCATATTGATGAACGCGTGAGAGAGTTCCTTAAATCCACACGTCATGCAGCTGAACCTCATGTGCAGTATCGTGTAAATCAAAATTCTCTGCCAGGGCTGCTAATCACTTCATTGCAGCAATTAAGCAGTGAAGAACAAGATAAGCTGTCAGCGATGTTGTTACGGGAGGGAATTCAGGGGATTTTGCAAAGACTTGGTATCATCCGTTGA
- a CDS encoding YfeC-like transcriptional regulator encodes MKKDWLTPEELAQQTGFSRQTINKWVKKENWTTAPKPGVQGGKARMIHIDDRVKVFLKSTRHAAEPHAQYRINQNSLPALLITSTQQLSSEEQDKLAAMLLREGIQGILQRLGISS; translated from the coding sequence GTGAAAAAGGATTGGTTAACGCCGGAAGAACTGGCGCAGCAAACAGGTTTTAGCAGACAGACGATTAATAAGTGGGTGAAGAAAGAGAACTGGACGACCGCACCAAAACCCGGTGTTCAGGGTGGGAAAGCGCGCATGATTCATATAGACGATCGTGTGAAAGTATTCCTCAAATCCACGCGTCATGCCGCTGAACCTCATGCCCAGTATCGTATAAATCAAAATTCTCTTCCTGCGTTGTTAATCACATCAACGCAGCAATTAAGCAGCGAAGAACAAGATAAGCTGGCGGCTATGTTGCTGCGCGAGGGAATCCAGGGAATTTTACAAAGACTCGGTATCAGCAGTTGA
- a CDS encoding formate/nitrite transporter family protein: MSLHTPKEISAVAVQAGVIKSRTPVSSLLILGFLAGSFIAFGFLLYIHVVNQLPPEWGSFGTLLGAAVFPVGIILTVLAGGELLTGNMMLMPVAWFARQISALSVLRNWFWVTVANFIGSVTIAWFFGHMLGMTEGDYLKKTVAVASAKVNADFLHAFISGIGCNWLVCLATWMAFASKDVVGKIFGMWFPIMAFVAIGFQHVVANMFIVPAAIFAGYLSWGEYLPNFAAVFLGNAVGGAIFVGLAYFVAFRTPQPENSPAR, encoded by the coding sequence ATGTCCTTGCACACTCCCAAAGAGATTTCGGCTGTCGCCGTCCAGGCAGGCGTGATCAAAAGTCGTACCCCGGTCTCCTCGTTACTGATTCTGGGCTTTCTCGCCGGTTCGTTTATCGCATTTGGTTTTCTACTCTATATCCATGTGGTGAATCAGCTCCCGCCTGAATGGGGTTCATTCGGCACCCTGCTGGGGGCAGCCGTCTTCCCGGTAGGGATTATCCTCACGGTGCTGGCCGGAGGAGAGCTGTTAACCGGTAATATGATGTTGATGCCCGTTGCATGGTTTGCACGCCAGATAAGCGCTCTCAGCGTGTTACGTAACTGGTTTTGGGTGACTGTTGCCAACTTTATCGGCAGCGTTACCATCGCATGGTTCTTCGGGCATATGCTGGGGATGACGGAAGGCGACTATCTGAAAAAGACCGTTGCGGTTGCCAGTGCAAAAGTGAATGCGGATTTCCTGCATGCGTTCATTTCCGGCATCGGCTGCAACTGGCTGGTCTGTCTTGCTACCTGGATGGCATTCGCCAGTAAAGATGTGGTAGGCAAGATCTTCGGTATGTGGTTCCCCATTATGGCGTTCGTTGCCATTGGCTTCCAGCATGTGGTCGCCAATATGTTTATTGTGCCAGCCGCAATTTTTGCTGGTTATTTAAGCTGGGGTGAATACCTGCCTAACTTTGCGGCGGTGTTTCTGGGCAATGCTGTAGGCGGTGCTATTTTTGTTGGTCTGGCCTATTTTGTGGCCTTCCGCACGCCTCAGCCAGAGAACTCACCTGCACGCTAA
- a CDS encoding NupC/NupG family nucleoside CNT transporter — MSRILHFALALAVVALLALLVSRDRKNIRVRFVVQLLVIEVLLAWFFLNSEAGLGFVKGFSDLFEKLLKYAAEGTNFVFGNMSDKGLAFFWLNVLCPIVFISALIGILQHFRILPIIIRAIGTVLSKVNGMGKLESFNAVSSLILGQSENFIAYKDILGKMSERRMYTMAATAMSTVSMSIVGAYMTMLQPKYVVAALVLNMFSTFIVLSLINPYRVDSEEDLKLGNTHEGQSFFEMLGEYILAGFKVAVIVAAMLIGFIALISAINALFDTIFGISFQGILGYVFFPFAWVMGVPSSEALQVGSIMATKLVSNEFVAMMDLQKIATTLSPRAEGILSVFLVSFANFSSIGIVAGAIKGLHEEQGNVVSRFGLKLLYGSTLVSVLSASIAGLVL; from the coding sequence ATGTCCCGCATTCTTCACTTTGCTTTGGCACTGGCGGTGGTCGCCCTGCTGGCCTTGTTGGTCAGCCGCGATCGTAAAAACATCCGTGTCCGGTTTGTCGTACAGCTTTTAGTCATCGAAGTTCTGCTGGCCTGGTTCTTCCTCAACTCGGAAGCAGGTCTGGGATTCGTCAAAGGTTTCTCCGACCTGTTCGAAAAATTGCTGAAGTACGCGGCGGAAGGGACAAACTTCGTCTTCGGCAATATGAGTGATAAAGGCCTGGCCTTCTTCTGGCTTAACGTCCTCTGCCCTATCGTGTTTATTTCAGCGCTGATCGGTATTCTTCAGCACTTCCGCATTTTGCCGATTATCATCCGCGCTATCGGTACCGTGCTGTCGAAGGTTAATGGTATGGGTAAACTGGAGTCTTTCAATGCTGTAAGCTCACTGATTTTGGGACAGTCAGAGAACTTTATTGCGTATAAAGATATCCTCGGCAAGATGTCTGAGCGCCGCATGTACACCATGGCCGCAACGGCGATGTCAACGGTGTCAATGTCGATTGTCGGCGCCTACATGACCATGCTTCAGCCGAAGTACGTGGTTGCCGCGCTGGTGCTGAATATGTTCAGTACCTTTATTGTGCTGTCGCTGATTAACCCGTATCGCGTGGATAGTGAAGAAGACCTGAAGCTGGGTAACACTCATGAAGGCCAGAGCTTCTTTGAAATGCTGGGTGAATATATTCTCGCCGGTTTTAAAGTGGCAGTGATTGTTGCCGCCATGCTGATTGGTTTTATTGCGCTGATTTCCGCCATCAACGCCCTGTTTGATACCATTTTTGGTATCAGCTTCCAGGGTATCCTCGGCTATGTGTTCTTCCCGTTTGCCTGGGTGATGGGCGTGCCGAGCAGCGAAGCGTTGCAGGTGGGCAGTATTATGGCAACCAAGCTGGTTTCTAACGAGTTTGTAGCCATGATGGATCTGCAAAAAATTGCCACCACTCTGTCACCACGCGCTGAAGGGATCCTGTCGGTGTTCCTGGTCTCCTTCGCCAACTTCTCGTCTATCGGTATTGTTGCCGGGGCGATTAAAGGGCTGCATGAAGAACAGGGTAACGTGGTATCACGCTTCGGCCTGAAGCTGCTGTACGGCTCAACGCTGGTGAGCGTGCTGTCAGCCTCTATTGCCGGACTGGTGCTCTGA
- a CDS encoding Nramp family divalent metal transporter: MLESRTVEQNVRSSRKIKFALMGPAFIAAIGYIDPGNFATNIQAGASYGYTLLWVVVWANIMAMVIQLMSAKLGIATGKNLAEHIRDRFPRPAVWFYWVQAEIIAMATDLAEFIGAAIGFKLVFGVSLLQGAMLTGVATFLILMLQSRGQKPLELVIGGLLLFVAAAYVIELFFSQPKVVDLLQGMAVPSLPTADAVLLAAGVLGATIMPHVIYLHSSLTQKNDGATRGERYSSTKLDVAVAMTIAGFVNLAMMATAAAAFHFSGHRGIADLDLAYLTLDPLLGKAAAMVFGLSLLAAGLSSTVVGTMAGQVVMQGFIRFHIPLLVRRVVTMLPSFIVIMAGWEPTRILVMSQVLLSFGIALALIPLLAFTGNRELMGDMVNSRLMQNIGRAIVVVVVALNGYLLVAMAMDL, translated from the coding sequence ATGCTCGAAAGCCGCACTGTGGAGCAGAACGTCCGCAGTAGTCGTAAAATAAAATTTGCCTTAATGGGGCCAGCCTTTATCGCGGCAATCGGCTATATCGACCCCGGCAACTTTGCCACCAATATTCAGGCCGGGGCCTCCTACGGCTATACGCTGCTGTGGGTCGTCGTGTGGGCAAACATCATGGCGATGGTTATCCAGCTGATGTCGGCCAAACTTGGCATCGCCACTGGCAAAAACCTGGCGGAGCATATCCGCGATCGTTTCCCGCGCCCGGCAGTATGGTTTTACTGGGTGCAGGCGGAAATTATAGCCATGGCAACCGATCTGGCTGAATTTATAGGCGCAGCAATCGGCTTTAAACTGGTGTTCGGCGTCAGCCTGTTACAGGGGGCGATGCTTACCGGGGTGGCGACTTTCCTCATTCTGATGCTGCAAAGTCGCGGGCAAAAACCGCTGGAGCTGGTGATCGGCGGTCTGCTGCTGTTTGTTGCTGCCGCCTATGTGATTGAGCTGTTCTTCTCTCAGCCAAAAGTCGTCGATCTGTTGCAGGGAATGGCGGTGCCTTCACTGCCAACGGCGGATGCGGTACTGCTGGCTGCGGGCGTGTTGGGGGCAACGATTATGCCTCATGTCATCTATCTGCACTCATCGCTGACGCAAAAAAATGATGGTGCCACCCGCGGCGAACGCTACTCCTCTACCAAACTGGATGTGGCGGTCGCCATGACCATTGCCGGTTTTGTGAACCTGGCAATGATGGCAACGGCAGCGGCAGCCTTCCACTTTAGCGGCCACCGCGGCATTGCCGATCTTGACCTCGCCTATCTGACCCTTGACCCTTTGCTGGGTAAAGCGGCGGCGATGGTATTTGGTCTGAGCCTGCTGGCGGCGGGATTGTCCTCTACGGTGGTGGGCACGATGGCAGGGCAGGTGGTGATGCAGGGCTTTATCCGCTTCCATATTCCACTGCTGGTGCGTCGTGTGGTGACCATGCTGCCCTCCTTTATTGTGATTATGGCGGGCTGGGAACCTACGCGTATTCTGGTAATGAGCCAGGTGCTGTTAAGCTTCGGGATTGCGCTGGCACTGATACCGCTGCTGGCCTTTACCGGCAACCGTGAACTGATGGGCGATATGGTGAACTCGCGTTTGATGCAGAATATCGGGCGCGCCATCGTCGTCGTCGTGGTGGCGTTGAATGGCTATCTGCTGGTCGCGATGGCGATGGATCTCTAA
- a CDS encoding DUF2502 domain-containing protein codes for MKRLLLVATLLASLSPLVPHTAYADNASITLAPGISLHLGDRDDRGRYWDGGGWRDNHWWRNNYRYNEGRWWRHEQWRRHQEMRRQHEWERERRWRDHDRRREWRHHENERRHHDHGRW; via the coding sequence ATGAAACGCTTATTGCTTGTTGCCACTTTGCTGGCAAGTTTATCCCCGTTGGTGCCGCACACAGCATACGCCGACAATGCCAGTATTACCCTTGCACCCGGTATTTCTCTGCATCTGGGCGATCGTGACGATCGTGGCCGTTACTGGGACGGCGGTGGCTGGCGCGATAATCACTGGTGGCGCAACAACTATCGCTACAATGAAGGACGCTGGTGGAGACACGAGCAGTGGCGTCGCCATCAAGAGATGCGCCGTCAGCATGAGTGGGAGAGAGAGCGGCGCTGGCGCGACCACGATCGCCGCCGCGAATGGCGTCATCATGAAAATGAACGCCGGCATCATGACCACGGCCGCTGGTAA
- the mgrA gene encoding L-glyceraldehyde 3-phosphate reductase — protein sequence MVYQADAKRYEKMTYHRCGRSGLKLPAISLGLWHNFGDSTRVDNSRELLRHAFDNGITHFDLANNYGPPPGSAEENFGRILREDFRSYRDELVLSSKAGYTMWDGPYGDWGSRKYLISSLDQSLKRMGVEYVDIFYHHRPDAETPLEETMTALDHLVRQGKALYVGLSNYPAELAAQAIALLKELGTPCLIHQPKYSMFERAPEAALLNVLTDNGVGSIAFSPLAGGVLTDRYLNGIPEDSRAASGSRFLSGDQLTPEKMDKVQRLNALAARRGQKLSQMALAWVLRGDRVTSVLIGASKTSQIDDAVQMLDNRSFSADELAEIDTILG from the coding sequence ATGGTTTATCAAGCAGATGCCAAACGTTATGAGAAAATGACCTATCACCGCTGCGGGCGCAGCGGCCTTAAACTTCCGGCCATCTCTCTCGGTTTATGGCATAACTTTGGCGACAGTACCCGGGTGGATAACAGTCGTGAGCTACTCCGCCATGCCTTTGATAACGGTATCACTCATTTCGATCTGGCCAATAATTACGGGCCGCCACCGGGTTCAGCCGAAGAGAACTTTGGCCGTATTCTGCGTGAAGATTTCCGTAGCTATCGTGATGAGCTGGTGCTCTCCAGTAAAGCCGGATACACCATGTGGGATGGCCCCTACGGTGACTGGGGCTCACGCAAGTATCTGATTTCAAGCCTGGATCAGAGTCTGAAACGTATGGGCGTAGAGTATGTGGATATTTTCTATCACCACCGCCCGGATGCAGAAACACCGCTGGAAGAGACCATGACCGCCCTCGACCATCTGGTGCGTCAGGGTAAAGCGCTGTACGTCGGGCTGTCGAACTACCCGGCCGAACTGGCAGCGCAGGCGATTGCACTGCTGAAAGAACTCGGCACGCCCTGTCTGATCCATCAGCCTAAGTATTCGATGTTTGAGCGTGCACCGGAAGCGGCCCTGCTGAATGTACTCACGGATAATGGCGTCGGCAGCATCGCATTTTCGCCGCTGGCGGGAGGCGTGCTGACAGACCGTTATCTTAACGGCATTCCTGAGGATTCCCGTGCAGCCAGCGGCAGTCGCTTCCTGAGCGGGGATCAGCTGACACCGGAGAAGATGGATAAGGTGCAACGCCTGAATGCGCTGGCTGCCCGTCGCGGTCAGAAGCTGTCACAAATGGCGCTGGCCTGGGTGCTGCGTGGCGATCGCGTAACCTCAGTGCTTATCGGTGCCAGTAAAACCAGCCAGATTGATGATGCAGTGCAGATGCTGGACAACCGCAGTTTCAGCGCGGATGAGCTGGCAGAGATCGACACTATCTTAGGTTAG